A region of the Chryseobacterium cucumeris genome:
TATATATGATCCTGCCTGAGCTGTTGTTGCATTTGGAATAGTTGGGTTTTGCTCATTGGATGTGAAGCCATTTGGCCCGGTCCAGCTATATACTGTTCCTCCGGTAGCGTTGAGTTGGATTGTCCCATTAGGACATACCGGCGAATTAGAAGTAACAACCGCTGCAGAGGTACAATCCTGAAATTTAGCAATGAAAATATCATTTCCACCACCTGGCGACTGTTGAAAGGTTCCCGGTGTTGCAATACCAGCTGAATTCCCACTTGACATGCCTGTCAGATAAATGGCACCTTCATCATCTTTTGTCGCCTCTCCCTGTTGCGTTGCACCGTTTCCTGTGTAATAGGTTCCCCATTCTTTTACATCATTCTGATTGTATTTAATTAAAAACGTAGAAATATACATTGCGGGCATTCCCATATAGGCACCCGGAGTAGAGATGTCGGGCTGCCCGCTGGAATGCAGTCCTGTAAAAAAAACATTTCCGTTAGTATCAGGATATGCCAATAGCTGGAAAGAGCCTGTAAAGTTAAAATAGCTTTTGCTAATCGCATTCGTAGTTAAATTTACCCTCCATATTCCAGGCTGCCCCATTGGAAAAGCGGTAGTTGAATATCTTCCCGGAAGAATTAAAGTATTATTTACAATTCTGGCTTTCCATATCTGTTCCGAACCACTGTTTCCATAATAGCTTGATCTCAGAATTGAAGTTCCTGATTTTGAAATCTTAAGGTATAGTCCGTCTGATTCCCCGCCTTTTAACGGTTGAAAAGCATTGTTCATAGGGATTGCAGAAGATTGTGTTGCTCCAATTATTTCAAGGTTATCGCTTGAGGAGAGAATTTGGAAAATGGAAGTAGAACCGTCACTTCTTCCAAAGTAAGTAGCCCAATCGACATTCCCTGTTGTTGAATTCAGAGATGCCAGAATACCGTCTGTATACCCGATCGGTGTTGATTTTGCAGGCTGCATGGCGTTAACAGTCGGAAAGTCAGCACTGAAAGAATCACCACCAATGTATACATGATTTTGACTGTAGGAAACAGTATAGAGTTTATTCTGCCTGCTTGAAGAAAACTCTTTTTCAAAAGCAAAACTTCCGTTATTATTAAACTTTACCAAAACAATATTTTCATTATATTGTGCTCTTTGAACGGTTCCGCCTGCATAAATATTAAAACTTTCATCAAAATCTACATCTGCAAATCCGTCATTCATTCCGAAACCATAGTAGGTTCCCCAAAGCCTCTGCCCGGTTTTGGTCAGTTTCATCAGGAATGCGTCAAGAGCGCCGGCAACATTTTGCTGATAGGTTCCGGAAGTAGCGAAGTTTGTGGTACTGGTAGTGGTTCCGAAAACATAGCCCTTACTCTGAAGATCTGTTTTTATCCTGCCGTAATCTTCTCCGTATCCTCCTGCATAGCTTCCCCATATTCTTGTGGGTACCGGATCTATTACAATGGTCTTGTCAGAAGTATTTACAGGAGCGGCAAATCCAAAAGTATGGTCTCCAAGATCCTTAAAAGAAACTTCAATATTTTTTTTGGTATTTCCGGCAATCCAGCTGTTAGGAATATCTTCATAGATTTCCCCAAACCGCACATTCATGGTGAGCCTACCATTGTTTATTAAAGTAGGAGCTCCATTAAATTTCATTTGTATGTCTGAAATTTTTCCACCAGGATTGATGATGAAATTATATTCGATGGGTTTTAAAGTATCGTTAGGTTTAAAGAATACCAAATCTATATGAGGGTATATATTCTTATAGCGGATTTTTTGATATCGGTGAACATTACTAATGCCTTTTGGATTATCTGGAAGGTTATAATAGTTATCATAATCCGGAGATCGGCCTTCTGCAGTAATTGTTGATTGGGTATTGGAATTCACGAGATCAATATCTACCCTGTGAATCAGCTTTTCATAAATATATTCACGGATATGATACTGATCTGGTACTGAAAGCGCATTTTTTTCCTTTTTTGAAAAATCAGGATTACTGGTTTTCTTTATTTCGTAAATATCGTAAGAAAATCCTCCGGTTCGAAGCTGTACATTAAGACCGTTTGAATGGAAAAGGTATCGTACATCTTGATTTACCTTCCCGTTCTGATCCGTAATCTGACCTTTGTTTTCATAAAAATAATAGGAGTTGTTTTCAGAAATTTTTTTCTGTGAAAATAGAAGTATCGTGCTCAAAAAAGAGAACAACGAAAGAATTTTCTTCATCAGTTATTAATTTTTGCGGCAAAGATATAAAAATAGCTTTCTTATTGAATAATAAGTAATCGTAAACTTTCATTCACAAACATGATGGATGTCATGACATTTTTGTTTAATATTTTTGTTTAACAATTTTGTCAAAAATAATTTTTACTATAAATTTGCACAAATTTGTTTAACAAAAATGTCAAATCAAGCAAAAAAAGACCAAACACAGGAATTGATCAAGGAGACAGCGAAGAATTTATTCTTTGTGAAAGGAAAGTTTGATGCTACTACGCAGGAGATTGCAGATGAAGCAGGAGTGAACAGAACCCTTATTAATTATTATTTCCGTTCAAGAGATAAGCTTATCCAGATCATCTTTGATGAAGCCCAAAGAGTAGAACAGGAAAAATCGAAGATCATTCAGAATTCAGCTCTTCCTTTTAAAGAGAAGATCAGCAAATTTATAGAAAGCAGTCTTTCCACAAGCCTTCAGTATCCATATCTGGAAACGTATATCGTGTCACAGATCAATAAAGGAACCTGCCATCACAGAGAAATTGAGGAAGATATCCTGAACGATATGTACAAGGATATTGAAAAAGAAATGGAATTGGGAAATATTGAGAAAATGGCACCAGTTCAGTTTATTCTGAATATGGTTTCGCTACTGGTATTTCCTAGTGCTATAAGACCATTATTCATGGAGAATCTATTAATTAATGATGAAGAATATGATAAGATTATTTCTGAACGAAAAGAAATTATTATCAATATGTTGTTCAAAAACTAAAAAAACTAAAGTATTTCTGAAAATGATTCGTCAAATAGAAATAAATAATGAATGAAAATTAAATAAAAAATAAACGAAGTATAAAATTATGAATAGAAAACGTATAACTGCTACAAAGCTAAAAATTGGGATAGCTTCAGCATTTATGATTTTCGGCTCTACCCTGATGTCTGCCCAGCAGCAGGTTTCCCTGCAGGAAGCAATTAAACAGGCACTTCAAAATAAAGCAGAAGCTAAAAAAGCTGCTTTACAGGTGAAAAAAGCCGAATACAAGATTGATGAAGCCAGAGCCGGTGCCCTTCCTCAGGTCAGTGCTACGGCAGGTTTAACCTATAATCCGATTATTCAGGAATCTTTGCTGGAATTTGGAGGAGAGAAAATCAGAGCTCAGTTTGGGCAGCCTTGGGGTTCAACAGCATCTGTACAACTTCAGCAGGCGATTTTTGATCAGAGAGTATTTACAGGATTGAAAGCTGCAAAATCAACTAGAGAGTTTTATGTACTGAATGCTCAGTTAACCAATGAACAGATTATTGAAAATGTTGCAACAGCTTATTATCAGGTGTTCGTACAGGAGGAAAACCTTAAAACGGTAACAGCCAGCTATGCCAACACTGAAAAAGTAAGAAATGTTATTAAAAGTTTGGTTGATAACGGTTTGGCAAAAGCAATCGATTTGGACAGAACCAATGTTCAGCTTACCAATATCGGTTCCAACAAGCAGGCTTTAATCAACTCTGTTGAACTTTCAAAAAATGCCCTGAAGTTTTATATGGGAATCCCGATTTCTACAGACATCGAGCTTGAAGAAAAACAAATCGAACCAAAACCTGAGCTGATTGCGAGCAACGTAAATCTTAATGATCGTACAGAGCTTAAAGTTTTAAATAAAAACAGGGAACTTTTGGTTTTCAATAAAAAAGCGACTGAAGCTTATCTTTATCCATCAGTAAATCTTACGGCGAACTACGGATGGGGAGCTAACGGAGCAAAATTCCCATTGACCAATGGCCTTAGTAAAGGCGTTCTCTGGAGCGATTTTTCAGCAATTGGTTTGAATGTCAATATTCCTATTTTCACGGGTGGAGCTACCAAAGCGAAAATCAACCAGGCAGAAATTGATATTCAGGATCTTGATGTTGATATTGAAAACACTCAGCTGAGCTTAAGTTTAGATTATAAAAATGCCGTTACCAATATGGAAAATGCATTGATCAATCTCGAAAGCATGAAAGATAATGTAGGATTGGCAGAAAGAGTTCAGAAAAATACCCAGTCAAACTACCAGTATGGGCTGGCAACACTTACAGAAGTGCTGGATTCTGAAAATGCTCTTACGCAGGCAAAACAGAACTATTCTAATGCATTGCTGGATTATAAACAGGCAGAGATCAAGCTGATAAAAGCTAAGGGTGAACTAAACACACTACAAAACTTATAATAAACTAAAATGAAAAAAACTTTAATATATATCATCGTAGCAGCTGTACTGGTAGGTTTA
Encoded here:
- a CDS encoding T9SS type B sorting domain-containing protein, whose amino-acid sequence is MKKILSLFSFLSTILLFSQKKISENNSYYFYENKGQITDQNGKVNQDVRYLFHSNGLNVQLRTGGFSYDIYEIKKTSNPDFSKKEKNALSVPDQYHIREYIYEKLIHRVDIDLVNSNTQSTITAEGRSPDYDNYYNLPDNPKGISNVHRYQKIRYKNIYPHIDLVFFKPNDTLKPIEYNFIINPGGKISDIQMKFNGAPTLINNGRLTMNVRFGEIYEDIPNSWIAGNTKKNIEVSFKDLGDHTFGFAAPVNTSDKTIVIDPVPTRIWGSYAGGYGEDYGRIKTDLQSKGYVFGTTTSTTNFATSGTYQQNVAGALDAFLMKLTKTGQRLWGTYYGFGMNDGFADVDFDESFNIYAGGTVQRAQYNENIVLVKFNNNGSFAFEKEFSSSRQNKLYTVSYSQNHVYIGGDSFSADFPTVNAMQPAKSTPIGYTDGILASLNSTTGNVDWATYFGRSDGSTSIFQILSSSDNLEIIGATQSSAIPMNNAFQPLKGGESDGLYLKISKSGTSILRSSYYGNSGSEQIWKARIVNNTLILPGRYSTTAFPMGQPGIWRVNLTTNAISKSYFNFTGSFQLLAYPDTNGNVFFTGLHSSGQPDISTPGAYMGMPAMYISTFLIKYNQNDVKEWGTYYTGNGATQQGEATKDDEGAIYLTGMSSGNSAGIATPGTFQQSPGGGNDIFIAKFQDCTSAAVVTSNSPVCPNGTIQLNATGGTVYSWTGPNGFTSNEQNPTIPNATTAQAGSYICQVSGSGACDGTFTVNVIVGDNAAPVPDVTLLADITGDCHTTVTTIPTATDNCAGPITATTTDPLSYSSPGNYIIHWTYNDGNGNTATQNQNVIVTSTALPTTANTPQTFCATNNPKISDLQITGQNIKWYDAAGNIVPATTVLINGQTYYASQTINGCESNKTAVLVTVNTTPKPTANVNQDFCASANPTLEKLIVTGTALKFYNAAGNVIPMSTPLVSGQIYYVTQTLNNCESEKLAITVTLSTDNVPAKDVTQVLCNSTTANSMTVDLHSYEASIINNPAGYIFTYTDTAGTPIANPSAYVLNTGTTLIHVRVATPDGCFKGVRLILTLNPKPFVQLPDKLDFCEGKSVVLDAGPGFNSYEWNNGATTQTITVTTPGTYTVKVANIFGCENTSSIQVSYSVLAHIVSVNITSNTATVILSQSGNFEFSLNNSTWQDSNIFTNLSMGEYTVYVRTKSGCIIGQKNFSIFNIPNAISPNGDGINDAWRIAGLENYPGTEVSLYDRRGAVIYKEIIRNKPFQWDGRYESHPISTGNYWYTIKVSDGRIYNGWLLIKNRE
- a CDS encoding TetR/AcrR family transcriptional regulator gives rise to the protein MSNQAKKDQTQELIKETAKNLFFVKGKFDATTQEIADEAGVNRTLINYYFRSRDKLIQIIFDEAQRVEQEKSKIIQNSALPFKEKISKFIESSLSTSLQYPYLETYIVSQINKGTCHHREIEEDILNDMYKDIEKEMELGNIEKMAPVQFILNMVSLLVFPSAIRPLFMENLLINDEEYDKIISERKEIIINMLFKN
- a CDS encoding TolC family protein encodes the protein MNRKRITATKLKIGIASAFMIFGSTLMSAQQQVSLQEAIKQALQNKAEAKKAALQVKKAEYKIDEARAGALPQVSATAGLTYNPIIQESLLEFGGEKIRAQFGQPWGSTASVQLQQAIFDQRVFTGLKAAKSTREFYVLNAQLTNEQIIENVATAYYQVFVQEENLKTVTASYANTEKVRNVIKSLVDNGLAKAIDLDRTNVQLTNIGSNKQALINSVELSKNALKFYMGIPISTDIELEEKQIEPKPELIASNVNLNDRTELKVLNKNRELLVFNKKATEAYLYPSVNLTANYGWGANGAKFPLTNGLSKGVLWSDFSAIGLNVNIPIFTGGATKAKINQAEIDIQDLDVDIENTQLSLSLDYKNAVTNMENALINLESMKDNVGLAERVQKNTQSNYQYGLATLTEVLDSENALTQAKQNYSNALLDYKQAEIKLIKAKGELNTLQNL